In the Candidozyma auris chromosome 5, complete sequence genome, ttttttcttttataTATCTCCCTCTTGGTCCGGACCACTTGGGGTGAGAATTCGATTTTTTTCCATCGTCTCGTGCCACCCACGCTGACTTGTCACGCCTTCTGCGCTGGGTCCATTGTTTATCATTTATTAATATCAGGCTGTTCCTCATCGTTATCGTTCAAATTAACATACCCCTGCTCCGTATCCTTACCTGACTGTTTTCAATGCTACTAGTTGCTTCCACATCATGCCGCCTCTATCGTCGAGACTAAACATTCGAAACTTGGAAAACTCCGATCCCCAGATTGCTGACACTTCAAAGACTTCGTCCAACGGCTCCAGCGACTCAGAGGTGAAGAACTCGCTGTACCCAATCCATAAACGTAAGGAACTTTGCGGCAGAGAGCTGTCGAACGACGCCTCTAACGAAACGAGCGACTCTGACAAAGCTCTCCCCCACTCCGGTGCTCCCTCTGCTGTGCTGGACGAGCCAGCTCCGGCGGATGTTGATGCCCGAGGCTACgaggaagacgaggagAACGCTGACGAAGAAAACAGCACTAACAACCTCGTCAATAAGGACTCCAAGCCCacgaagaaggaaaagaagttCTTCTGCAAGATCTGCAATCAGGGCTTCACCCGAAAACACAACATGGTATCGCATGAACTTATTCACCTGAGCTCGAAGCCTCATGTGTGTACGGTGTGTGACCTCTCCTTTAGACGGATCCATGATTTGAAGCGCCACGAGAAACTTCATCTGGGGGAGAAGCCCTTTCACTGTGAAAAGTGCAATCGCAGGTTCGCTCGTACTGATGCACTTACCCGCCACTTGAACTCGCCAAACGCTTGTCCTGGAAGACCTTCGCTGAGCCGGGCTTCTCTGAAGAGCAACGCTCATTCTGGCCAAGCGAAAACAGAATCGTCGGATTCAGCGGTGAAACCTTCGATTAAGTCATCTGGCTCGTTTTCGACGTCGCTGATTCCACCTGACGTGAACTCCTTGAAGGCTGCTACGTCGAATGAAACGACGCCGACAGAAATGAAATCGGGCTCTGACAATTCAGGCTCGATGAAAACACAGCCCTACACAGGCGCCACCAGGAGCCTCAGCGACTCGCTGGGCAGTCTTTCGGACACTATAAAGAATTCTAATTACGATTTGAACCGGTGGAGAGCTTACCAGCATCAGCAAGGCTCAGCCACACCGACCCACAAACTTCCATATAATACGACCACTACGACGACAACGACAACCACGACAACAGAGGGCAAGCTGcatgaggagaagaatcttTCGGGGGGAATGTATCACCGTGTTCGTCACCACAGCACACATGAAAACGATCAACTCCCTAATAACGAGTCCTTACCATACAATACTCAACCTCCTCCACACCATTACCACCATCATtaccatcatcatcatcatcatgacGACGAAAGATCATCTAATGAAGGCAACCTGTCCAACGCACCTGGACTGTGGAGCTTAGGCTCGGACCGTGAGTATCGTCCTGATGGTGGATATAGAAAACATGACGACTACTACCCCAAGGACATAAGAGTTCGGAGGGAATCTAGATCCTCTCCTCCTACACGGAGCGTCACATACAATCCAGCGCCCAATAAGTCTCCCTATGGTCCACAGGctccaccatcaacacaGCCTGCTCCACACCCACAAGCTTCTCAGTACATGATGCAACAGAGACCGCCGGAGAATCATTATAACCAGCAGTTTTACATTGTGTCGTATCAAGACGGGCCGCACGCTTCACCAATGGGCATGAGAGTTCCTTTCATGGGCAACAACCCAGGTCAATCGGAGGCTGCTCCTCCCTTGCCTGGCTGGAGCCCACAACACTCGAAGCCCGAGACGCCATTGGCGGGAGAGGGTCCTTCTGGGTCACAAAGCGATGGTTGGGTCTCGCGGCCGACGCTTCCGATGAGAT is a window encoding:
- the OFI1 gene encoding Ofi1p, encoding MPPLSSRLNIRNLENSDPQIADTSKTSSNGSSDSEVKNSSYPIHKRKELCGRESSNDASNETSDSDKALPHSGAPSAVSDEPAPADVDARGYEEDEENADEENSTNNLVNKDSKPTKKEKKFFCKICNQGFTRKHNMVSHELIHSSSKPHVCTVCDLSFRRIHDLKRHEKLHSGEKPFHCEKCNRRFARTDALTRHLNSPNACPGRPSSSRASSKSNAHSGQAKTESSDSAVKPSIKSSGSFSTSSIPPDVNSLKAATSNETTPTEMKSGSDNSGSMKTQPYTGATRSLSDSSGSLSDTIKNSNYDLNRWRAYQHQQGSATPTHKLPYNTTTTTTTTTTTTEGKSHEEKNLSGGMYHRVRHHSTHENDQLPNNESLPYNTQPPPHHYHHHYHHHHHHDDERSSNEGNSSNAPGSWSLGSDREYRPDGGYRKHDDYYPKDIRVRRESRSSPPTRSVTYNPAPNKSPYGPQAPPSTQPAPHPQASQYMMQQRPPENHYNQQFYIVSYQDGPHASPMGMRVPFMGNNPGQSEAAPPLPGWSPQHSKPETPLAGEGPSGSQSDGWVSRPTLPMRSEKFVPISKYNDLVTYTSQLQDSLASMDSRLKLLEGGNSQGQKREEPLESEKPTKKKSKGN